Genomic DNA from Amycolatopsis alba DSM 44262:
ACGCGGTCCAGCCGGTACGCGACGCGGATTTCCTCGGACAGTACGAGATCGACCGGCGCCGGCAAGCGGAATTCGACCGTGACGATGCCGGCTTCCCTGGCCGTGTCCAGCATCCGGGCGACCTTGAACCGGCTGACGCCGAACTCGTCGGCGATCTCCAGTTTCGAGGCGCCCTGTTCGTAGAACCGCCGGGCCACGGCGGCGAGGAGCAGTGACTCCACGAGGCCGGGACTCTGTTTCTTCCCGCTCATCTGAGCACTATAGCGCGAAAACAACCCGAAAGGTTGACGTAACAACTGGGAAAAGTTCACCATGCGGGGACATCAACAGCCTGACATGCAGTCCGAAGCATAGGCCCACCCCGCTCATTTGAGCGAGAGAAGAGGAGCTGGCATGCGTGCCGCGATCGTGGACAAGCCGGGGGAGATCAGGGTCGGCGAGGTACCCGATCCCAAACCGGGGGATCGCCAGGTCGTCGTCAAGGTGGGTGCCTGCGGGATCTGCGGGACCGACCTCCACATCGCCGACGGGCATTTCCCGCCGACGCCGTACCCGATCGTCCCCGGCCACGAATTCGCGGGCGAGATCGTCGAACTCGGCGCCGACGTGCCGGGCGGCTGGAAGGTCGGCGACCGGGTGGCCGTCGACCCGTCGCTGTTCTGCGGCTACTGCAAGCCTTGCCGGTCCGGCCGCGGCAACCTCTGCGAGAACTGGAACGCGACCGGCGACACGGTGAACGGCGCTTTCGCCGAGTACGTCGCCGTTCCTTCCGCGAACTGCTACCGCATGCCGGACACGATGACCTGGGAACAGGGCGCCCTCGTCGAGCCGGTTTCCTGCGCGGTCCACGGCGTGCGCCGGATCGGGGTCGAGGCGGGGGAGCGGTTCCTCGTCGTCGGTGCGGGCACGATGGGGCTGATCATGCAGCAGCTGTTGCAGCGCGCGGGCGCCCAGGTCACGGTGGTCGACCGCAACACCAGCCGCCTCGGCCGGGCCATGGACCTCGGCGCGGTCGCCGTCGCGGGTGACGTGAAGGACCTCGACGACGAGAAGTTCGACGCGGCCGCGGACTGCACCGGCGCCGCACCGGCCATCGAAGCCGCCTTCGACTCGCTTCAGCGCGGAGGCCGCCTGCTGGTCTTCGGGGTCGCGCCCGCCGAAGCACGCGTCGCGCTTTCGCCGTTCCGGATCTACAACGACGAGATCACCGTCGTCGGCTCGATGGCCGTGATGAACAGCTTCGGTGCCGCACTCGACCTGGTCGCCAGTGGCGCCGTCGACACCGGCGCGCTGCTCACCGACACCCTCCCGCTGGAGCAGTACCCCGACGCGCTCGCCCTCATGCGCAGCGGCGCCGGCTTGAAGGTGCAGGTCCTGCCGGGAGGCGAAAGTGCGTAAAGCAGCCGCTCTGCTCGGAGTTCTCCTGCTGACGCTCACCGGATGCGCCGGTGCGGGCGCCCTCGGGACCGGCGACCGGACGCTCGTCGTCGGCATCGTCGCGAACCCGCAGATGAAGGACGCCATCGAGCTTTCCGGCGAGTTCGAGAAGGCGAACCCCGGTGTCACCCTCAAGTTCGTTTCGCTGCCGGAAAACCAGGCCCGCGCGAAGATCACCGCGTCGACGGCCACCGAAGGCGGCGAATTCGACGTCGTCATGATCAGCAACTACGAGGCACCGCAGTGGGCCGCGAACGGCTGGCTCGAAAACCTCGAACCGCATATCGCGGCGAATCCCTCCTACGACGCGGGCGATTTCATCCCGAGTATCAAGGAATCCTTGTCGCACAACGGATCGCTCTACGCGGTGCCCTTCTACGGTGAGTCGTCGTTCCTGGCCTACCGCAAGGATCTGTTCGAGCAGGCCGGACTCACGATGCCCGCCAAGCCGACGTGGTCGCAGATCGCGGAGTTCGCCGCGAAGCTCGACGACAAGGCGAAGGGGGTCGCAGGGATCTGCCTGCGCGGCAAACCCGGCTGGGGCGAGAGTCTCGCACCGTTCACCACGGTCGCCAACACCTTCGGCGCGCAGTGGTTCGACAAGGACTGGAACGCCAAGCTGACCAGCCCCGAGTTCAAGGCGGCCGCCGAGTTCTACGTGAACCTCGTGCGGAACCACGGCGAGGTCGGCGCGTCGAGCGCGGGCTTCTCCGAATGCGGCACGCGGTACACCCAAGGCCAGGCCGCGATGTGGTACGACGCCACGGTCATGGCCGGCACGAACGAGGACCCGTCGGCCAGCAAGGTCGTCGGCAAGTCCGGCTACGCCCCGGCGCCGGTGGAGAAGACGCAGGCGAGCGGCTGGCTCTACACCTGGGCGCTGGCGATCCCGAAGGTCGCCAAAGACAAGGACGCCGCCTTCAAGTTCATGTCTTGGATGACCGACAAGGCCTACGTGCAGCGGGTCGCCAAGGAGTTCGGCGACTGGAACCGCGTCCCGCCGGGTGTGCGGAAGTCGACCTACGACATTCCTCAGTACCGCGAAGCCGCCAAGGCCTACGCGCAGCCGACGCTGGACGGGATCGCGGACGCCGACCAGCGCAAGGCGATGGCGAATCCGGTGCCGTATCCGGGCATCCAGTTCGTCGGCATCCCCGAGTTCCAGGATCTCGGGACACGGGTGAGCCAGCAGCTTTCGGCGGCGATCGCGGGTCAGATCACCGTGGACGAGGCGCTGAAGCAGTCCCAGGAGTACGCGCAGACCGTCGGCAAGTCGTATCAGGAGGTGCAGTGATGGCCACGCTCTCCGCTCCTGCCCGCACCGAGCCCGCCGAAGCCAAGAAGGCGGCCCCGAAGCGCGGCACCGACACGCCGTTCAAACGACGGCTCCCGCTGTTGCCCGCCCTGCTGTTCGTCGTCGCCGTGACACAGCTTCCGTTCGTGCTGACGGTGTTCTACTCGTTCCAGTCGTGGAACCTGGTGCGGCCGGGCTCGCGGCATTTCGTCGGGTTGCAGAACTACATCGACGTCTTCGCCGACTCGACGTTCCTCGGCGCGCTGCTGAACACCGTCGTCCTCACGGTCGTCTGCGTGTTCTTCTCGCTGCTGCTCGGACTGGGGCTCGCGATCCTGCTGGACCGCAAGTTCCTCGGCCGAGGGGTGGTCCGGACGCTGCTGATCACGCCGTTCCTGATCCTGCCCGCGGCGGGCGCGCTGCTGTGGAAGACGACGATGTTCGACCCGACCTACGGGTTGCTGCACTTCGTGTTCGGCACCGACGTCGACTGGCTTTCGGAATTCCCGCTGGCCGCCGTGATGGCCCAGGTCGTCTGGCAGTGGACGCCGTTCATGATGCTGCTGATCCTGGCCGGGCTGCAGAGTCAGCCGAAGGACGTGCTGGAGGCCGCGTCGGTCGACGGCGCCGGCCGCTGGCGGACGTTCACCGCGATCACGCTGCCGCATCTGAGCCGGTTCCTGCAGCTGGCGACGCTGCTGGGCGCGATCTACATCGTGAACAGCTTCGACGCGATCTTCCTGATGACACAGGGTGGTCCGGGGACGGCCAGCACGAACCTGCCGTTCTACATCTATCAGCGGGCGTTCCAAGGTTTCGACGTCGGGCAGTCGTCCGCGATGGGCGTGATCGTCGTGATCCTGACGATGATCGTCGCGACCTTCGCGCTGCGGCTGATGTTCCGCACGTTCTCGGTGCAGGGAGGCGCGAAATGAAAGGCCGGTTCGGCGCGGGCGCGCTGACGGTCGCGACCTGGGTGATCGCGATCCTGTTCGTGTTCCCGTTGCTGTGGATGATCCTCACGGCCTTCAAACAGGAGGCCGACGCCTATACCGATCCGCCGCGGCTGTTCTTCACCCCGACGCTCGACCAGTTCGCGGGCGTGCTCGAACGCGGTTTCCTGCCGTACCTGTCGAATTCGGCGTTCGTCACCATTGTTTCGACGATTTTCGTGCTGCTGCTGGGAATCCCGGCGGCGTACGCGCTGTCGCTGGCGCCGGTGAAGGGGACGAGCAACGCGCTCGGGTTCTTCCTGTCGACGAAGATGCTGCCGATCGTGGCGGCGATCATCCCGCTGTACGTGATCTCGCAGAACACCCAGCTGCTGGACAACGTGTGGGCGCTGATCATCCTGTACACGTCGATGAACCTGCCGCTGGCCATCTGGATGATGCGATCGTTCTTCCTGGAAGTGCCGCACGAGATGATCGAGGCTGGCCGGATCGACGGCGCGACCCTGCCGGTGCTGCTGCGGAAGATCATCATGCCGGTGGTCGCGCCCGGCGTGGCCGCGACCGCGCTGATCTGCGTGATCTTCTCGTGGACCGAGTTCTTCTACTCGGTCAACCTCACCGCCGCGCGGGCCGGGACGGTGCCGGTGTTCCTGGTCGGGTTCATCACCAGTGAGGGCCTGTACTGGGCGCAGTTGTCCGCGGCCGCCCTGCTCGCATCGCTGCCGGTGATGATCGTCGGCTGGATCGCGCAGAACCACCTGGTCCGCGGCCTCTCCATGGGCGCGGTCAAGTAGCTCTCTGGCGTCGTGGCCGGTCCGTGAAGGCCTCCTTGAGGGACTCAGAGTCCCTCAAGGAGGCCTTCACGGACTTACGCGAGCGACAGCGCCTGACCAGGGCAGATGTGCACGGCGGTGCGGGCGTTCTCTTCCGCCTCTTCCCCCTCGGGCTCGGCGTTCAGCACGATGACCGTGCCGTCGTCCTCGCTCTGGTCGAACAGATCGGGATCGGTGAGCACGCACTGGCCCGCGCCCACACACCTCCCGGTGTCCGCGATGATCTTCATGGCTCCTCCTACCAGGTGACCGGGAGGGCGTGGAGGCCGTAGATCGTCGAGTCGTGCTTGAACGGCAGCTCGTCGACCGGAACGGCGATCCTGATCCCCGGAATACGCCGGAACAACGTATCGAACACGATCTGGAGTTCCATCCGCGCGAGGTTCTGGCCGAGGCACTGGTGCACCCCGAATCCGAACGCGACGTGGTGCCGCGCGCCGCGCTCGATGTCGAAGTCGTCGGGGTTCTCGAAGCCGTCCGGGTCGTGGTTGCCCGCGTTGCTCAGGCCGATGACGCCTTCACCCGCACGGATGAGCGTGCCGCCGATCTCGACGTCCGCCGTCGCGAGGCGTGAGGTCGCCGACTCGGCGATGGTGAAGACCCGCAGGAGTTCCTCGATCGCGGCGAGGGTCTTGCCGGGGTCCGCCTTGATCTTCTCCAGCTGCTCGGGGTTCTCCAGCAGGGTCACCGTGCCGAGCGAAATCATGTTCGCCGTCGTCTCGTGACCGGCGATGAGCAGCAGGAACGCCAGGCCGACGAGTTCGTCGTGGTCGGCGTCGCCCGTCTCCCGCTGCTTGAGGATCTGGCGACCGAGGAGGTCGTCCTCGGTGGCGTTCGCTTCTTTCTTGTCGACGAGCTCGTCGAGATAGTTCTCGAGCTGCTCGAACGCCGCCTGGCGTTCTTCGACGGAGACCTCCCGGCTGAGCAGCTTGGAACTGCAGCCCTGGAAGAATTCGTGGTCCGAATAGGGGACGCCGAGCAGTTCGCAGATCACCAAGGACGGAACCGGCAGCGAAAGCGCCTGGACGAGATCGGCGGGTTTGGGGCCCGCGAGCAGGGCGTCGATATGTTCGTCGACGATCTGCTGGATTCGCGGCTGCAGCGCTTTCATCCGCTTGACCGTGAATTCGCCGACGACATCGCGCCTGGCCTGGCTGTGCTGTGGCGGATCCATCGAGATGAGGGATGCGCGGAACGGCTTGTTCTCGCGCCGGACCGGCCGCTTGACCATCAGCGGGAAATCCGGATTCTGCCGGTCGGAGCTGAAATGCGGGCTGCTCAGCATTTCGCGGATGTCGTCGAGCCTGGTCAAGGCCCAAGCGGTTTGCCCGGAAGGCAGGCCGACCCGTGAAACCGGATTTTCCGTGCGAAGCGCGTCGTATTCCGGCGGTGGCGAAAAGGGGCACTTGCGCATCAGGGGCAAGTTCGCGGTGGTTTCCTCTACGTCGGTCATCGGGTTGTCCTTCCCCAGAATGTCGGGTGGGTTCGGGCGATATCGGACAGGGGGCCCCAAAACGTATGCGGATGGTTTCATTCCGCTTATGCCACCAAGGTACTCAAGCGGAGGCAGGTCGTCCACTCGCGAAGGGGTGGTTTCCCGGGAAGCGTGAAGGGGAGGTCCTCACGTGCGAGAATCACGGGCCTGAAGGACCTTCGAGAGGCGAGGACCATGACAGCCGACCCCGAGACCCGCTTGCGTGCCGACGCGCGCCGGAACCGGGATCAGATCCTGGCCGCCGCGAGACTGATCTTCGCCGCCCAGGGCGCCGAGGTCCCGATGGAGGAGATCGCGCGCTCGGCCGGCGTCGGCGTCGGCACCCTCTACCGGCGTTTCCCGGACCGGGACGCGCTGATCCGGGCGGTCGCCGTCGACAACTTCGACAAGGTCCTCAGGGACGCGAGGGCCGCGAAGGAGCAGGAGTCCTCGGACTGGGACGCCCTGATCCGGCTGTTGCACCAGTCGATGGAGTTGCAGCTGAGCATTCAGCTCGCGATGGTGTCCCCGCGGGCGCTGGTGATCCTCAAGAGCGATCCCGCGATCAAGGCCCTGCGTGACGAACTGCTGGTGGTGCTCGGCGGTTTCGTCCAGGGAGCGCAGGCGGAGGGCAGGCTCCGCAAGGACGTCGCCACCGGTGACGTCGCGATGCTGTTCGCGACGTTGCTGCGGCAGATGCCGGGAAAGAACGGCGAGGTCGCGCGGATGGCGATCCGGCGGTGCATCGGCATCATGATCGACGGTCTGCGGGCCGGGGACAATGAGCCGCTTCCCGGCCGGGCGCTGACCGGGGCCGACCTGGACCCGTGACCCCGGCGCATTCAGCGGACCGAACGCGCCGGGGATAAGAGGTCAGACGCCCAGCGGGTGCCAGACGGTCTTCGCCTCCAGGTACCGCCGCAGCCGCGCGATGTCGGCGTCGGCCGTCCAGTCCGGCTCGGCGTCCGGCACGGTCAGGACACGCTTCACGGTGCCTGCGGCGTCGCGCGCCAGGTCCGCCCGCGCGGACGGCTCCGCGCCTGTCGGGTCGAGGGCGTTGACGTCGCCGTGCGAGGCCAGCCACGAGCCCAGCTCGGACGCCCGGCCGGTCAGGATGTTCGCGACCCCGCCGGGCAGGTCGGACGTCGCCAGGACCTCCGAAAGCGTGATCGCGGGCAGCGGCCTGTCCGCGCTGGAGACGACCACCGCGGTCGAGCCCGTCGCCAGCACCGGGGCCAGCACGCTCACCAGGCCCAGCAGCGACGACTGCTGCGGAGCCAGCACGCCGACCACGCCGGTCGGCTCGGGCACGGTGAAGGAGAAGTACGGACCCGCGACGGGGTTGGCCGCGCCGAGCACGGTCGCGATCTTGTCCGTCCAGCCCGCGTACCAGACCCAGCGGTCGATCGAAGCGTCCACAAGGGACTGAGCCTTCTTCGCCGCGACGCCTTCGGACGCGGACACCTCCGCGACGAACTGCTCGCGACGGCCTTCCAGCATCTCCGCCACCCGGTACAGCACCTGGCCGCGGTTGTACGCCGTCGCCGCCGACCAGCCGCCGAAAGCCTTGCGGGCGGCGGAAACCGCGTCACGGACGTCCTTGCGCGACGCGTGCGAGGCGTTCGCGAGGAACTTGCCCTTGCTGTCGCTGACCGGGTACACGCGGCCCGATTCCGAGCGCGGGAACTTGCCGCCGATGTAGAGCTTGTAGGTCTTGGCTACCGAAATACGGTCAGACATCGAGGTAGGCCTCCAGTCCGGTGCGTCCGCCTTCGCGGCCGAAACCCGACTCCTGGTAGCCGCCGAACGGCGCGGCGGGATCGAAGCGGTTGAACGTGTTGGCCCAGACGACGCCGGCGCGGAGCTGGTTCGCCATCCACAGGATGCGCGAGCCCTTCTCGGTCCAGATACCGGCCGAGAGCCCGTACGGCGTGTTGTTCGCCTTCGTGACGGCCTCGTCCGGCGTGCGGAAGGTCAGCACCGAAAGCACCGGCCCGAAGATCTCCTCGCGGGCGATGCGCATCGACTGCTGCACGTCCGAGAACACCGTGGGGGCGAAGAAGAAACCGCGTTCCGGCACCGGGCACGGGCTGGTCCAGCGCTCCGCCCCTTCGGCGTCGCCGGATTCCACCAGGCCCTTGATCTTCGCGAGCTGCTCGGCCGAGTTGATCGCGCCGATGTCGGTGTTCTTGTCCAGCGGGTCGCCCAGCCGCAGCGTCGAGACGCGGTGGCGCAGCTTGTCCATCAGCTCCTCGGCGATGGACTCCTGCACCAGCAGCCGCGAACCCGCGCAGCAGACGTGGCCCTGGTTGAAGAAGATCCCGTTGACGATCCCCTCGACGGCCTGATCCAGCGGAGCGTCATCGAAGACGACGTTCGCCGCCTTGCCGCCCAGTTCCAGCGTCAGCTTCTTCGCGGTGCCCGCGATCTGGCGCTGGATGGCCTTGCCGACCTCGGTCGATCCGGTGAAGGCGACCTTGTTGACGTCGCCGTGGCCGACCAGCGCGGCGCCGATGTCCCCGGCGCCGGGCAGGATGTTGACCACGCCCGGCGGGAGTTCGGCCTGCTGGCAGATCTCCGCGAACACCAGCGCGGTCAGCGGCGTGGTCTCCGCCGGCTTGAGCACCACGGTGTTGCCGGTGGCCAGCGCGGGCGCGATCTTCCACGCCAGCATGAGCAGCGGGAAGTTCCACGGGATGACCTGGCCCGCGACGCCGAGCGGCTTCGGGTTCGGTCCGTAGCCCGCGTAGTCGAGCTTGTCGGCCCAGCCGGCGTGGTAGAAGAAGTGCGCGGCGGCCGTCGGCACGTCGGAATCGCGTGATTCCTTGATCGGCTTGCCGTTGTCGAGGCTTTCCAGAACGGCCAGCTCCCGCGACCGCTCCTGGATCAGGCGCGCGATGCGGAACAGGTACTTGGCGCGCTCGGAGCCCGGCATCTTGGACCAGACAGTGTTGTACGCCTTGCGCGCGGCCTTGACCGCGATGTCCACATCGGACACCGACGCGGTGCCGACCTCGGCGAGCACCTCTTCGGTGGCCGGGTTGATCGTCTTGAGCGGCTCACCCGAGCCGTCGACGAACTCGCCGTTCACGAACGGCCGGTAATGCGGTTTGAGGTTCGCGAGGTCGCGCGATTCGGGCGCGGGCGCGTACTCGAAGATGCCCATGGATCAGTCCACCGTCACGTAGTCGGGGCCGCTGTAGTGGCCGTCGGCCTGGGTGCGGCGCTGCAGCAGGAGGTCGTTGAGCAGGCTGGACGCCCCGAAGCGGAACAGGTCCGGGTTCAGCCACTGCTCGCCGGCGACCTCGTGCACCGCGACCAGGTACTTGATCGCGTCCTTGGTCGTCCGGATGCCACCGGCGGGTTTGACGCCGCGCAGTTCACCGGTCTGGACGAACCAGTC
This window encodes:
- a CDS encoding aldehyde dehydrogenase family protein is translated as MGIFEYAPAPESRDLANLKPHYRPFVNGEFVDGSGEPLKTINPATEEVLAEVGTASVSDVDIAVKAARKAYNTVWSKMPGSERAKYLFRIARLIQERSRELAVLESLDNGKPIKESRDSDVPTAAAHFFYHAGWADKLDYAGYGPNPKPLGVAGQVIPWNFPLLMLAWKIAPALATGNTVVLKPAETTPLTALVFAEICQQAELPPGVVNILPGAGDIGAALVGHGDVNKVAFTGSTEVGKAIQRQIAGTAKKLTLELGGKAANVVFDDAPLDQAVEGIVNGIFFNQGHVCCAGSRLLVQESIAEELMDKLRHRVSTLRLGDPLDKNTDIGAINSAEQLAKIKGLVESGDAEGAERWTSPCPVPERGFFFAPTVFSDVQQSMRIAREEIFGPVLSVLTFRTPDEAVTKANNTPYGLSAGIWTEKGSRILWMANQLRAGVVWANTFNRFDPAAPFGGYQESGFGREGGRTGLEAYLDV
- a CDS encoding zinc-dependent alcohol dehydrogenase family protein; this encodes MRAAIVDKPGEIRVGEVPDPKPGDRQVVVKVGACGICGTDLHIADGHFPPTPYPIVPGHEFAGEIVELGADVPGGWKVGDRVAVDPSLFCGYCKPCRSGRGNLCENWNATGDTVNGAFAEYVAVPSANCYRMPDTMTWEQGALVEPVSCAVHGVRRIGVEAGERFLVVGAGTMGLIMQQLLQRAGAQVTVVDRNTSRLGRAMDLGAVAVAGDVKDLDDEKFDAAADCTGAAPAIEAAFDSLQRGGRLLVFGVAPAEARVALSPFRIYNDEITVVGSMAVMNSFGAALDLVASGAVDTGALLTDTLPLEQYPDALALMRSGAGLKVQVLPGGESA
- a CDS encoding carbohydrate ABC transporter permease, giving the protein MATLSAPARTEPAEAKKAAPKRGTDTPFKRRLPLLPALLFVVAVTQLPFVLTVFYSFQSWNLVRPGSRHFVGLQNYIDVFADSTFLGALLNTVVLTVVCVFFSLLLGLGLAILLDRKFLGRGVVRTLLITPFLILPAAGALLWKTTMFDPTYGLLHFVFGTDVDWLSEFPLAAVMAQVVWQWTPFMMLLILAGLQSQPKDVLEAASVDGAGRWRTFTAITLPHLSRFLQLATLLGAIYIVNSFDAIFLMTQGGPGTASTNLPFYIYQRAFQGFDVGQSSAMGVIVVILTMIVATFALRLMFRTFSVQGGAK
- a CDS encoding carbohydrate ABC transporter permease, translated to MKGRFGAGALTVATWVIAILFVFPLLWMILTAFKQEADAYTDPPRLFFTPTLDQFAGVLERGFLPYLSNSAFVTIVSTIFVLLLGIPAAYALSLAPVKGTSNALGFFLSTKMLPIVAAIIPLYVISQNTQLLDNVWALIILYTSMNLPLAIWMMRSFFLEVPHEMIEAGRIDGATLPVLLRKIIMPVVAPGVAATALICVIFSWTEFFYSVNLTAARAGTVPVFLVGFITSEGLYWAQLSAAALLASLPVMIVGWIAQNHLVRGLSMGAVK
- a CDS encoding ABC transporter substrate-binding protein, with the protein product MRKAAALLGVLLLTLTGCAGAGALGTGDRTLVVGIVANPQMKDAIELSGEFEKANPGVTLKFVSLPENQARAKITASTATEGGEFDVVMISNYEAPQWAANGWLENLEPHIAANPSYDAGDFIPSIKESLSHNGSLYAVPFYGESSFLAYRKDLFEQAGLTMPAKPTWSQIAEFAAKLDDKAKGVAGICLRGKPGWGESLAPFTTVANTFGAQWFDKDWNAKLTSPEFKAAAEFYVNLVRNHGEVGASSAGFSECGTRYTQGQAAMWYDATVMAGTNEDPSASKVVGKSGYAPAPVEKTQASGWLYTWALAIPKVAKDKDAAFKFMSWMTDKAYVQRVAKEFGDWNRVPPGVRKSTYDIPQYREAAKAYAQPTLDGIADADQRKAMANPVPYPGIQFVGIPEFQDLGTRVSQQLSAAIAGQITVDEALKQSQEYAQTVGKSYQEVQ
- a CDS encoding aldehyde dehydrogenase family protein, whose translation is MSDRISVAKTYKLYIGGKFPRSESGRVYPVSDSKGKFLANASHASRKDVRDAVSAARKAFGGWSAATAYNRGQVLYRVAEMLEGRREQFVAEVSASEGVAAKKAQSLVDASIDRWVWYAGWTDKIATVLGAANPVAGPYFSFTVPEPTGVVGVLAPQQSSLLGLVSVLAPVLATGSTAVVVSSADRPLPAITLSEVLATSDLPGGVANILTGRASELGSWLASHGDVNALDPTGAEPSARADLARDAAGTVKRVLTVPDAEPDWTADADIARLRRYLEAKTVWHPLGV
- a CDS encoding TetR/AcrR family transcriptional regulator — its product is MTADPETRLRADARRNRDQILAAARLIFAAQGAEVPMEEIARSAGVGVGTLYRRFPDRDALIRAVAVDNFDKVLRDARAAKEQESSDWDALIRLLHQSMELQLSIQLAMVSPRALVILKSDPAIKALRDELLVVLGGFVQGAQAEGRLRKDVATGDVAMLFATLLRQMPGKNGEVARMAIRRCIGIMIDGLRAGDNEPLPGRALTGADLDP
- a CDS encoding cytochrome P450, whose protein sequence is MTDVEETTANLPLMRKCPFSPPPEYDALRTENPVSRVGLPSGQTAWALTRLDDIREMLSSPHFSSDRQNPDFPLMVKRPVRRENKPFRASLISMDPPQHSQARRDVVGEFTVKRMKALQPRIQQIVDEHIDALLAGPKPADLVQALSLPVPSLVICELLGVPYSDHEFFQGCSSKLLSREVSVEERQAAFEQLENYLDELVDKKEANATEDDLLGRQILKQRETGDADHDELVGLAFLLLIAGHETTANMISLGTVTLLENPEQLEKIKADPGKTLAAIEELLRVFTIAESATSRLATADVEIGGTLIRAGEGVIGLSNAGNHDPDGFENPDDFDIERGARHHVAFGFGVHQCLGQNLARMELQIVFDTLFRRIPGIRIAVPVDELPFKHDSTIYGLHALPVTW
- a CDS encoding ferredoxin yields the protein MKIIADTGRCVGAGQCVLTDPDLFDQSEDDGTVIVLNAEPEGEEAEENARTAVHICPGQALSLA